In Bacillus horti, a single genomic region encodes these proteins:
- a CDS encoding coproporphyrinogen III oxidase — translation MKIYIQGIQELYQRTVDVLLQLFFEDSTNIYEDLHNGQEQGGNTRIRDEDKQENLQGEPDKDIHLYFEFNEAWDKERENLSLEGNVTVKNTNNPRIVKGSYSQDFAFSDVLEEEREKAFQKAYKRVINHTLLQALEEYTGTKQPWGILTGIRPTKLLHQKLFRGTERDQARQELIHDYQIVSEKVQLMQQIIDRQLAVVPDLHHLENEISIYIGIPFCPTKCAYCTFPAYDIKGQQGSVGTFLEGLHLEIQEMGNWLKENNIGITTIYFGGGTPTSIEAEQMDALYEQMYRYFPAMEKVREVTVEAGRPDTITPDKINVLRKHNIDRISINPQSYTQETLDAIGRHHTVKETIEKYELARSMGLSNINMDLIIGLPGEGLAELELSLEKTRELRPESLTVHTLSFKRASTMTKNKEKYKVAGREEVIQMMKMASKWTAAEGYEPYYLYRQKNILGNLENVGYALPGKESIYNIMIMEEKQTILGLGCGASSKFIHPLTGKITRFANPKEPRAYNQSYKHYIEEKRKLLNELYLGVTNK, via the coding sequence ATGAAAATTTATATTCAAGGAATTCAAGAACTTTATCAGCGAACTGTAGATGTTCTTTTACAGCTTTTCTTTGAAGATTCCACAAATATTTATGAGGATCTTCATAATGGACAGGAGCAGGGCGGTAATACTCGAATTCGTGATGAGGATAAGCAAGAGAATTTACAAGGTGAGCCAGATAAGGATATTCATCTTTATTTTGAGTTCAACGAAGCCTGGGACAAAGAAAGAGAAAACCTATCTTTGGAAGGAAACGTTACGGTAAAAAACACAAACAATCCACGAATAGTTAAGGGGAGTTACTCTCAGGACTTTGCCTTTTCAGATGTGCTTGAAGAAGAGCGAGAAAAAGCTTTTCAAAAAGCGTATAAGAGAGTGATCAACCATACTTTATTGCAGGCATTAGAGGAGTATACTGGAACAAAGCAGCCATGGGGGATTCTGACAGGTATAAGACCAACTAAGCTGTTGCACCAAAAGCTCTTTCGGGGCACAGAACGAGATCAAGCTAGGCAAGAGCTCATTCATGACTATCAAATAGTCTCTGAAAAAGTACAGCTTATGCAACAGATTATTGATCGTCAGCTTGCTGTCGTACCAGATTTACATCATTTAGAAAATGAAATCAGCATTTATATAGGAATTCCTTTTTGTCCGACGAAATGTGCCTACTGTACGTTTCCTGCCTATGATATTAAAGGGCAGCAAGGTTCTGTTGGTACTTTCCTAGAAGGGCTTCATCTTGAGATACAGGAAATGGGTAATTGGTTAAAGGAGAACAATATCGGAATTACAACGATTTATTTTGGTGGGGGAACACCTACAAGTATTGAAGCGGAGCAAATGGATGCTCTTTATGAGCAGATGTATCGTTATTTTCCTGCTATGGAAAAAGTTCGTGAGGTAACGGTTGAGGCAGGACGTCCAGATACAATTACGCCTGATAAGATCAACGTGTTAAGAAAGCACAATATTGATCGTATAAGTATTAATCCACAATCCTATACGCAAGAAACATTAGACGCTATAGGCAGACATCATACGGTAAAAGAAACGATTGAGAAATATGAACTGGCTCGTTCAATGGGTCTATCGAATATTAATATGGATTTAATTATTGGTTTACCAGGAGAGGGATTGGCTGAGCTTGAGCTTTCACTTGAAAAAACAAGGGAGCTTAGACCAGAGTCCCTAACGGTTCATACATTATCCTTTAAGCGTGCTTCAACAATGACAAAGAACAAAGAAAAATATAAGGTGGCCGGGCGTGAAGAGGTTATTCAAATGATGAAGATGGCTTCTAAATGGACAGCTGCTGAAGGCTATGAGCCATATTACTTGTATAGACAGAAAAACATCCTAGGTAATTTGGAAAACGTAGGCTATGCGTTACCAGGAAAAGAAAGCATCTATAATATTATGATCATGGAGGAAAAGCAAACGATCTTGGGCTTGGGATGCGGGGCATCCAGTAAATTCATACATCCGCTGACTGGTAAGATTACTAGGTTTGCTAATCCGAAGGAGCCTAGAGCGTACAACCAAAGCTATAAGCATTACATTGAAGAAAAACGCAAGCTGTTAAACGAGCTCTACCTCGGTGTAACGAACAAATAA
- a CDS encoding host-nuclease inhibitor Gam family protein: MTKQKNAKVSILSEETVQRFYELTQQAKGIDYELAELKKEIHSSLDQLVGENEKSSLLFGDIQLQRQIRTSMTYDQEKTVSRLEELQLHDCIETIRRPNADRINAAVTLGLLAEEELEGCQLRKDTPALTVRKVNG, from the coding sequence ATGACCAAGCAGAAAAATGCAAAAGTGAGTATTTTATCGGAGGAGACCGTGCAGCGTTTTTATGAGCTCACTCAGCAAGCAAAAGGAATTGATTATGAATTAGCTGAGCTTAAGAAGGAAATTCACAGCTCCTTAGATCAGTTAGTAGGGGAAAATGAAAAGAGTAGCTTATTATTCGGCGACATTCAGCTTCAACGACAAATTCGTACGTCTATGACCTATGATCAAGAGAAAACGGTAAGTCGTCTAGAAGAGCTGCAGCTTCACGATTGTATTGAGACCATTCGTCGGCCGAATGCAGATAGAATTAATGCTGCTGTTACTCTTGGCTTATTAGCGGAGGAGGAATTAGAAGGCTGTCAATTACGCAAGGATACCCCTGCACTGACCGTGCGTAAGGTTAATGGATAA